The proteins below come from a single Caulobacter flavus genomic window:
- a CDS encoding Crp/Fnr family transcriptional regulator: MLGAPLQWTGERSYVVRLRRHGVFQEEDLAALEAQLGRVESYPAGKDLALVGAPPMFLLAGWACLARSLRDGRRQILAFLLPGDAVGFDLLTRSQRGVEAVALTPLKVRYAQSGFTAGGERLPRAFAAAAAAQHGRMIDQIVRLGRQTAYERMAHLLLELHARLAEIGEVRGEHFHLPIKQEILADALGLSLVHVNRTLQQMRRDGLIDMRGSQMTLLDRPALEAASDQSS, encoded by the coding sequence ATGCTAGGCGCTCCGCTCCAATGGACGGGCGAAAGATCCTATGTCGTTCGACTAAGGCGCCATGGCGTCTTCCAGGAGGAAGATCTCGCGGCGCTGGAGGCGCAGCTGGGACGCGTCGAATCCTACCCCGCCGGCAAGGACCTGGCGCTGGTGGGGGCTCCGCCGATGTTCCTGCTTGCCGGGTGGGCTTGCCTGGCGCGATCGCTGCGGGATGGTCGCCGGCAGATTCTGGCGTTCCTGCTGCCCGGCGACGCCGTCGGCTTTGATCTCCTGACCCGGTCGCAGCGCGGCGTCGAAGCCGTGGCCCTGACGCCTTTGAAGGTGCGCTATGCCCAGTCGGGCTTTACGGCGGGCGGCGAGCGCCTGCCGCGGGCCTTCGCCGCCGCCGCCGCCGCGCAGCACGGGCGGATGATCGACCAGATCGTGCGGCTCGGGCGCCAGACGGCCTACGAGCGGATGGCGCATCTGCTCTTGGAACTGCACGCGCGCCTGGCCGAAATCGGCGAGGTGCGTGGCGAGCACTTCCATCTGCCGATCAAGCAGGAGATTTTGGCCGACGCCCTTGGTCTGAGCCTGGTGCACGTCAACCGGACCCTGCAGCAGATGCGGCGCGACGGCCTGATCGACATGCGCGGATCGCAAATGACCCTGCTGGATCGTCCCGCCCTGGAAGCGGCCTCCGACCAGAGTTCGTAG